The following nucleotide sequence is from Diadema setosum unplaced genomic scaffold, eeDiaSeto1 scaffold_53, whole genome shotgun sequence.
CTCAAGACCTGTACTTCATCAGGCAACTAACCACTTCGCGCCGATGAATGGACAGTCAGCTGTGAATACCTGCCAGCATGATGAGACTCCTCACAAtgtcgggtgcacgtcacgagaccgacacccacgagtcatacagcccacaacagctcacaagtcatacagcccacgagtcatacagctcacaagtcatacatcccaccagttatacagcccacgagttcgacactgagtaaatcaagcccatgagttcgacatcaagtaaaatatgcccacgagttatacagcccatgagttcgacattacgcacaaaaggctcatgagaccaacactacacttaaaaggcttatgagaccgacactaggcaaaagaggttcacgagaccgacactaggcaaagaaagcccacgagaccgacactaggcaaagaaggcccacgagaccgacaggatgaacagcacCCCCatagaccaattaattgtatagggcgtccagataatggcataaagAAGGTataagagatggaaaaggaaaGTTGCTAGGGTATTACCCCGTCAACTGCCCTCCCTCAGCCCCTGAACGGTTCAAGATCTTTATTGTGTTTGcgtatgtgagtgtttgtgaaaaaaaataaacaaaattcagtaaaagtgcatGAGATGTTTGAACATTACTTTCGAAAATGCCAAAAcaccttccttccttccttccttcctttccttccttcttgttcacttagcgtatgaattcatttccatatgactttgtgtgttttctttttttttctgtttctttttttttttctttttttcctgaaccaaaagtcactcgtatatcttttgttaattcaccagtcttgtgtccttctcactctccctcttcacctccatatatcccttctttctctctcctctctctctctctctcgtcatatttccctttctttgtttttttttcactatatatcgtgtatatattgtatatttctgtacatttttttttcttttcatcaatcgcatttcattcttatcttgtttgttatagttgttttgtacacttttcagagttatttgcaattattatttattgatattataatgtgctatatgtttttcattggactccgatacccagagtttgggttgtgagtaaataaactttcaactttcaactttcaactttcaacccTCGTTTCCCTATCTGCAAAGCCCATACCGGTATATGCctacttagaaaaaaaataaaatgatgtgacattcagatcaaccaacTATGAAAATACCCAGGTATGAAATGACGTTCACTACAAGAAAATTATTCTCAAAATGGTCAATGTTGTAGTGCACACCTGCTTTacatgctgggggggggggggggctagtcatctgcaaaggttttgaaataatgaaaatcacAGAATATAATGTAATTGTCAATTAAGGCAGCGTTAAGACttcggaaaaagaagatgcatccatgaaagtTACTTTtctattttatgaaaaatgtactgttttgaGAAGAATAATTTTACATACACAAGCTACTTAAATCGAGGTGAACCActgcgataaaaaaaaatattattttcatccgttgaatttcatacattaaagttaaagagaaaattacaaattgaacTCTAATAAGCAGGCGGGAAAAAGCAGGCAGAAAGGATATCTAATAAGGCCTACTTAACTTGCAAAGCGAGAAACAAaagggccaaaaaaaaaaaacttagatCCTGTCCACCGTCTAAGTAGAAATTAGGAAAGCCTACTAAATATAGCATGATGGCATAAAAGTAAACCATTCATCGTTCTTGTCCTCTgtcactttttcatttctttttttttctgggggtcctatgaagaggacaattctatcaaaaaaatggtaacaatgtcgctccccgtAGCGTAACAGAACTGTACCCTAAATCCATATGTGTAGAAATACATACTATGTCGTTGatatgtagatggtgctgttaTTAATTAACAATTTCTCGCTCGACAGCGTAAAtgaaattgcacccgccagtatgtaattttccccttgaattgaacaccctgtacaggtatatatttgtaattgacatgtagatggcgctttttatcctgtcggtctcgtgagccttctttgcctagtgtcggtctcgtgggctttctttgcctagtgtcggtctcgtgagcctgtTTTGCgttcgaactcatgggctgtatgactcgtgagccgtataactcggatgcacgtcacgagaccgacacccacgagtcatacagcccacaagttatacagctcacaagtcatacagcccacgagtcatacagctcacaagtcatacagcccaccagttatacagcccacgagttcgacactgagtaaataaagcccacgagttcgacatcaagtaaaataagcccaggagttatacggctcacgagaccgacactacgcacaaaaggctcatgagaccgacagtaagcaaacaaagcccacgagaccgacactacactttaaaggtccacgagaccgacgctacgcatacaaggctcacgagaccgacattacgcaaaagaggttcacgagaccgacactaagcaaagaaggcccacgagaccgacaggatgaacagcgccacctatagaccaataaattgtacagggtgtcctgataatagcataggaagatatgagagatggaaaagaagagttgccatctccggcagggtgtaaccccatcagttgccccccccccccctccccgaaattatcaggatctttaattgtgtttgcatgggtgtttgcttgtgaaaaaaatgaacaaagtacagtaaaaatgtgtaacagatctttccacagtaaacctgcgagggtgttgaaTTAGTATTgattagaaataaaaaataacgtaatcgtctattaagtACGGAAGCTTTAAAGTGCCATTCGACTTGGAGACTTGGCGAGATAATTTATCTTGTCAAGTCAATATAATAGCTCTATCATGTCGACTTATCAACTTTATAAGTTGACAAGGAGATAAAAATTATCATGTCAAGTCGATTTCTAAAAATTCAAATGTCGTCATGGCAACATAACATATCTTGCCGAGTCACATCTAAAAAGTtgcatgtcgtcatggtgagataaggtatcttgccaagtcgacatctaaaaagttacatgtcatcatggtgacataatgtatcttgccaagtcgacatctaaaaagttacatgtcgtcatggtgagataaggtatcttgccaagtcaacatcgaaaaaagttacatgtcgtcatggtgacataatgtatcctgccaagtcgacatctaaaaagttacatgtcatcatggtgcatacggtatcttgccaagtcgacatctgaaaaagttacatgtcgtcatgccTACATAacgtatcttgccaagtcgacatctgaaaagttacatgtcatcatggtgacATAAGTTATCTAAGTTATCTGAATAAATTTGcatgaatttgcataattaatgaatttcactatttcgtgtagaagtttggaagccctcaccaagtcctatcagataaaacaatcaaaatcaaaatcagccatgaaatGACGGAGAAGTAGtattttctaacatttttgagCACACACGGACAGACGCACGGACGCatggacggacacacacacacacgcattcacttgttatatttgatggttttgatttcattttttggtaAAATATATACCATGGTACTAATTTTGatcatcttcctcctcatcttctcTCACCCTTTTTATAGGTCCTGATCAAGCAAGAATCACAAGGATTGTGTGGGATATGCTGtgatagaaagaaagacagcTTTTTCATTCCATGTGGGCACACACTCTGTCTTCCATGCAGCACATTCTTTGAAGAGAATGAAGGAAGAGATTGCCCGTTTTGCTAGCAGAAAATACAGTCTGTTCTCAGTTTGTATTATTAGCTACCTTTTAGACCGTTAGTTTGTGTCTGAAAGGGGTGCATTCATGCATAATGATCTCCCAATTCATGCCTATGTGGCAGTCCTCGATAAAAGGGGAATTCCACCCAAGTCAGTCCAGTGTTTCTACAGTGTGTTCCTAAAAAAGGGAAACCAAACCTCAAAGGTAAATTATATCACAAatgcatagtttttttttttttttttgtaaattgtgTCTTGGATTAAAAAGTAGCTCATTAAGTTAAATTTGACACCTTGCTTGCGTCAACATTGCCATGGGTTTTGTTACAGATCGAGTAATGAGTAAGGTTTCTTTGAAGGAAAATGATACAACATctactttttccaagtttcaaAGAGCCCTAACTCTCTAACTCATGTCAACGTTGACGCAAGCAAGGTGTCAAATTAAAGCTGGAGAGCTACTTTTTATTCCATTATACAaactacaagaaaaaaaaaactatgtatTGTTCAGTTGACTTTTGAACTTGCCTTTCCTTTTTAGGAACACACTGTATGGAAGacgatgaattaaaaaaaaagataattgatCCAATCATGAGTGAATAAGGAAACTACAATCATTAACATTATCTATTACTTCATGGTCAGTTATGCAAAATGGCAATGCTGATGAAATCACAGTATTTTCAGGAGTAGTTCTCCATTCACATTTAACccaaaatttctcattttccagAGTATATATTTTCACATCTTAAACTCTGAGTATATTCAGAACAGTTGTCACTCTTTGTCAAACAACTCCTTAGAGTATAGGGTAGAAAAAATTtagtttcaagaaaatttaGAAAATGGGAAATTCTTATGTTCAGAGAATGCAATGGAGACTTGATGACCCAtgcaccatgacgacatgtaattTTTTGTAAGTcaacttggcaagataccttacgtcaccatgacgacatgtaactttttagatgtcgacttggcaagatgcCTTATGTCatcatgacgacatgtaactttctAGATATCAGCTTGGATAGATAACTTATGTcgccatgatgacatgtaacttttcagatgtcgacttggcaagatacgtTATGTAGgcatgatgacatgtaactttttcagatgtcgacttggcaagataccttatgcaccatgatgacatgtaactttttagatgtcgacttggtaagatacattatgtcactatgacgacatgtaacttttttcgATGTTGACTTGGCAAAATACCTTatctcaccatgacgacatgtaactttttagatgtcgacttgacATGATAATTTTTGTCTCTATGTCAACTTATAAAGTTGATAAGTCGACATGATAGAGCTATTATGTTGACTTGACAAGATAAATTATCTCGCCAAGCCTCCAAGTCGAATGGCACTTTAAAGCTTCCGTAATTAAGGTAGTGTAAGGGATTCGGAAAAAATTAGATGCattcatgaaaacagctattgtatttcacaaaAACAATATACTGTTTGGAGGataataacacaagccacaaattgaggtgaatccctgcgatataaaacgttttaatcagtagaattacattacagttacagagaaaattacaaatagatctttCTGCAAAACTTCCAAGCAGGAGGGTAGAAAATCTAGAATAGAAtaactagtgaatcgggaaagagaagaggtgaAAATTATatcctgtccatcttctagctaaaaactgggaaagcctattaaaatagcacgatggcattatcaaagctctaaaattaatccgTACATCGGTCTTGCCctcattttaattcatttgtggggttttttgtctctttttttgggggggatgaagaatactaattcttctatttttttttttttgggggggggggggcatgaagaatacaattctatttttctacttgataacaatgtcgctccctgacacacttgccccccccccccagaagtatgtagaaatacatgtttgatgtcgttcattaaaatttacaaattacaacCGCCAGTactgtatgttatttttccgttcatggaacaccctttacaggtgattgacatgtagatggcgctgtttatcctgtcggtctcgtgggcctcctttgcctactgtcggtctcgtgggctttctttgcttagtgtcggtctcatgagcctttattgcttagtgtcggtctcgtgggctacgtttgcttagtgtcggtctcatgagtcttttgtgcgtagtgtcgaactcatgggctgtatgactcctgagccgtataactcgtgggctttatgactcaaggacctattattgatgtcggtctcgtggaccgtatgactcgtgggtgtcggtctcttgGGATGCCcccgtataactcatgggctgtatgactcatggacctattttttatgtcggtctcgtggaccgtatgactcgtgggtgtcggtctcatgggatgCCCCCGCACAGAGTTGCTGCTAGCACAAAGGCAAGCACATGAATCCCCACCCCCTCTCCATTTTTGCAATTGTTCTGCAGTACGTAACTCTTGTACAATttggtcaattttcatgaaaatgacattgGTTTGAATGAACAGCATGATTCATGAACCTCGTCTAATCTGGGCACTCAGGAGAGTTTAataaccagattttggggtcctAGGATGATTTTTGTTATAATATGGAGGTGctgccaacacacacacacacacacacacacacaaacacataagatcaaacaacccccccccccaaaaaaaaaaaaaaaaaatatatatatatatatatatatatatatatatatttggggggtttttttgtcACCCTTATTCTACAATTTTGTCAAGCGTCGTGAAAATGACAGGAGATCCGAATGTACAGCACGAGATTCCTTGAACCAACCCGATCAGGGAATCCCTAGATATGACCAAATCTTGGGGCCTTAAACGATTCTTGCCGCATgagggcgctgctagcacagaAACTAACACCCgaaaatatttggtttttttgttgttgtttttttagtaaGCCTTATTCTACAATTTTTTCAAGCTTCAGGAAAATGACAGGAGATCCGAATGTACAGCACGAGATTCTTGAACCCACCCGATCAGGGCATCCCTGGATATGACCAAATCTTGGGGCCTTGAACGATTCTTGCCGCATGAGGGCGCTGCTGGCACAGAAACGAACACACGACCCCCCAAcctccacacccccccccccccccccccccatgtttggTTTCTGCATTTTGTAGCCTTTCTAACAATTTGGCcaagtttcataaaaaaatgacatgggttttgaatgtacagcaaaagtaATGAACCTTCCCTTTTAGCCCACCCCTAacagaaaatgcagaaaatgttCCTGACAAGGCTTTGAGAGATCTCGCTGGtttctgccgcgtgagggcGCTGCTTCCTtaagaatgagagtgtaaaaCTCAACTTTAAAACTTTTTCCTCGTTTTGGGTACCTTTCTCCGCACTTCTTGCAAATCTTGAGAAAATAAAGTGGATTTTGAAAAGATTATGGGGATTTAAATTTGCCATAGAtgattgcagattttgttgcctATCATGGCCTTGATCGTGTAACGCTTTCATTTCTGTAGTGGACGGCAAAATGTCATATGCTTCAAGTCCCGCAGAAGAAAAGCAATCACAGAAACTTGTGGTTTTGTTTGCATTCTTGGGCTTCGGAAGGATAAAATCTACGGTATGGGAAGTTATAAGAAAATGTCACGGACTTCACTTTAATTGAGGAACTACTTTGATAATTAAAGTAAACTGAAGACTAAAAATAAGGACGATAACAAATAAATAGAACATTTATTTCTGAAGTCTCTCATGTActaaacaaatatttcaagataaTAGATAGTTATGTTAGTCATAATTGAGTACAGTACGAGTTGGAATTCTTGCACGTTTTGTGCAATATAAAACTAGCACACATCTATCTCCttgtaatatgaaataatattttttatgttgattctgcagaattataaagacacaaaattcatcttatccAGTCAAGCATGAAGAATCGTTCAGTACagaaaaatgtccacttttataATATGCAAACAAAATGAAGTGACAGACTCAAGACAATGTTCAACAACTCTCCATTACTTATATGTTTACTTTTCCTTTTTATAGCCAGCAACTAATGCTTTCACTTGTAAACTCGTTTATGTGAGTATGATTAAAAGAATTGTAATATCTTCCTGTTGAATagaataataaagataattCTTGTTCAACATTCTTTATTATAGAAATGAACTATACGACATGAAAGGCCTAGGTTGTCCTCTGGATTAAGCAGGAGACACAAGACACAGACaaaggacaaaacaaaatgtaaatacaTCTTACATAATAAATGACACAATTAAGAATTACAGTTACATAAGCGTGTAATTTACaaaaatttgtacatttacaCCACAAACGAATTAAAATTCAATATCTGATTctaaaacatacaattctatcctaatataatataatataataataataataataataataataataacaataacaatgcatggtaataataataaatatagtGAAATaagtattgtaataataattgatatagTGAAATAAGTAATTTCTGTAAGTTCTGTACCTTGTATTTGTCCCTGGCATTTTTGGCATGAAGGAATTTTTTACTCGTCTCCTGCGTCATGATGGATACTGGGTTTTCCACCTGAAaacagagggagaaaaaaaaacgcaaaCAAGAAAATGGCATTTTACCTTGATTCTGGTGGCCTTTGAAATTGCCAATTCCCCTACCTTTCACCTTGTCATCTTCCGATATCAGGCAACAAAGTGTTTATTAACATCTTAATCGTCATACCTGATAATATTACTTCTGCAGTTTAGTAACCTTTAACCCTGGCTTTCGATAAACTACCACCTGCATGTTCATGCAAACAATTTTTGATTATTACTGATATACTGATACTGTGACAAACTGCGTTACCACAGGGATTTTCCTTGCAAAAGTTCAAACTGGTAGACCTTTGATTTTTACCATTTATGACAACAGCATGTTCatgcaaatatttgttttccttcCAATGCTATTACTATTGGACAATTCCATGAAATATGCagcaaaaatgtcatttttagtCAAGTTTTAGTATCCTTTGACATCATAGTACTTCATCCAAAtgttgttttcattaaaaaaatacagtaaaTCTAACATTTGCAATGACAGTGAAGTATATTGTCGCCATAACATACCATACACTGTCTTCTACACACATCCTcaactttttttgatatcctcTTTGAATTTTGAAGTAAATTTTCTCCATCACTTGTTTATAGTATTCCTACCTGAATGTTGAAGAAATCCACAATACTTGACAGTTCTTTATACTCTGTACTGATGACCTTTTCCGAGGATGACATCAGCTTGTAGGTGGAGCCCCCTCCCTTCCGTAACTTTCGCTCAACGATAATGGAGTCCCCATACTCTTTAGGTTTGTAGGCAAAGTCGCCACGGTTACGCAGTGTGATGCGGATCTCTGCAACACTGAAAGAGGGTGAGGGATAAAAGGGGAGAATCAAAGTGGACATTATGGTAGGCTTAAGTCTTTAATATGAAACAGCACGTAGGCtacacactgcaaaaagtccagtgttaaatagtgaacaccgagctggtgttaaatttttgGTGCTCATTtctggtgttaaattaacacctccgggtttcatttccaaattttaaactgttttttaaagagtttcttagtaactgcacttcttgttgatttttaatttaaacaagacgatcaagaattttacatgaaaatactagatttttgaaaaaatgtgaaaataaatttacaccacagtaacaccagctggtgtggtctcttattgaagctggacgggtgttaaaccattgatattaacaccaacaaatatcaaatcaacaccatgtggtgtcatttttgaattaacaccagtacagtgtcaaattaacaccacgaagtgtcaggtgaacatttttcaacaccatcacaatgcattttcaacacctgtgggtgtggtcctttattgaagtttgatcggtgttagatttaacacccgtggtgttaaatctaacaccgatgtttttacagtgcatgtaagatgaaaaatataaatacaacactgtaaaaacatcggtgttagatttaacaccatgggtgttaaatctaacaccgatcaagcttcaatagaggaccacacccacaggtgtagaaaatgtattgtgacgatgttaaaaagtgttcacctggcacttcgtggtgttaatttgacactgtggctggtgatatttttgacactgcgctagagttaattcattaatgGCACCGcgtggtgttgatttgatattggtggtgttaatttcaatggtataacacccgtccgtccggaggtgttaatctaacaccatgaatgagcaccggaaatttaacatcggactttttgcagtgaagGCTTGCAGCAAGGCAGCGTGTACGTCAGTAATATATGTGAAGGTTTTTAATGGACATTCTTGTAACAATGAACCTTGCATACACTATGAATCAGTAGACGAGGCAATCTATATACCTGCAGGGatggtcgggggggggggggttcagcaTGTCCCTGCAACATTCTTGTCTAATATCCTCAAAAGCCAGCTACATgctgtgcaacatcctcaagaaATTGCAACAATTAGCAGCTCAAAATTAAGTATATTCAAACTTGTgaaaaacacatggaaaacatAAGAAACATCAAACTACCTGGTACTTAGATATTTGTGAGCAAACCATGTGAGGGAACACATGCAAGCAGCACAAAGAGAGATAAGCTGTGAAATATTGCATACTACTTGCTCGTGATGTGCGCTCTGCGCCACCTTTTCTGCAATATTCCCAGATTCTGTGAGTTtccaacatgctcaaatttcaagttgttgACCCCCTGTACCTGTATACCTCAAAACTGAGTCCACCAGAGTCCATTCCTTTCAATACTATAAACACCCTCTCTTTGGTAAGACTATAGAATCCTTATACCTCGCGTGATCACTTTGGCAAAATCATGCATCTCTCAATACTAATCACAAATGCTCTCAATTACAGCTGATTAGGCAAAAGGAAAAATATTAAAGGGAAAACTAGAATAGAATGAGCAATCCCAGATAACCAATATCTGAACCGGCAGTAAATGAAAGTGTGATGTAATTCttacttttttccatctttGATGAAATTCTGGACAGAACTCCCGCGAGTTGTAGCAGTTGCTTTTCCCCCAAGGCCTACCACGATAGCAGTGAGTACAGCGCTCTTGCCACCTATAATTTAACATGGATCGAAAGCAATTGATATTTTTGGTCCTCATTTTGATATCTCTGTAAAACCAtacatttttgcgaattttgcgaggagccaagattcgcaaaataaaatgcacacgaaGTTCTTGTCTATACACTATGCATTGAACACTgttgaatgccagaggcaatTCCAGGCACCAAGAGTCAGAATCTATTTGTGTGACAGGTGACTGCGGGAGTCATTGTAATATGTGTAGACCTACGT
It contains:
- the LOC140245895 gene encoding structural maintenance of chromosomes protein 6-like is translated as MPKQKQSRNASEEPQAKKARLKSQRSGEEDETQDDTFNASQSADFDVNTGEAEYGIIEKLCVKNFICHGSLSMNFGPNINFVVGRNGSGKSAVLTAIVVGLGGKATATTRGSSVQNFIKDGKNVAEIRITLRNRGDFAYKPKEYGDSIIVERKLRKGGGSTYKLMSSSEKVISTEYKELSSIVDFFNIQVENPVSIMTQETSKKFLHAKNARDKYKRTT